The genome window TTCCCCAGGTCGAGGGCCCCGCCGATCTGCGTCTGGCCGGCATCATCGACGGCGCTCTCACGGCCACCGGTTATGCGCTGCCCGTGCAGCGAGCGGTGTTCGCGATGCAGCAGCAGCCGAGCACCCACCGTCTGTACGCCGAGGCCGAGGGGCGGCATGCGGATCAAGCGGTCGCTTCCGAGAACACGGTGCGAGAGATCTTCCGGGAACGGGGCGCGAGCGACCCGCCCCTCGAGGAGATCATGCTGCGCAGCACGCTCGAAGGCATCTTCATGAAGTACGCCGTCTATGGCGACACCTACCCGCTCGAAGACGCTCGACGCTGGGTGCACAGGCTCTACGGCCTGCCTGAGCCCGAGGCGCCGCT of Microbacterium sp. LWH13-1.2 contains these proteins:
- a CDS encoding TetR/AcrR family transcriptional regulator, which encodes MTRNDELNRMARERSRKVILEAAIELFAERGVSGASIAEITRRAGVAQGLANYHFGGKDQLIAAVLDSWFDVLFGIPQVEGPADLRLAGIIDGALTATGYALPVQRAVFAMQQQPSTHRLYAEAEGRHADQAVASENTVREIFRERGASDPPLEEIMLRSTLEGIFMKYAVYGDTYPLEDARRWVHRLYGLPEPEAPLPLQLAPRDPDARTRASGALRSEN